From Demequina capsici:
GGCCTCGAGGAGGCTCCCGTCACGTTCGACGACGTGTCGCGGCAGGATGCACTCGCGTACTCCGACATGTTCCACTCGCTCCGCGGCTCCGGGATCGCCCTTCCGCCCAGCGCCTACGAGGCCTGGTTCGTATCGCTCGCCCACACCGACGAGCACGTGGGCAAGGTCGTCGACGCGATCATCGCCTGGGGCGGTCGCGAGGCCAAGCAGCCCTAGGGATCGCGCGCCGCTCCAGGCGTCCGTCATGCTCGCGTCAGCGTCGTCGTCACGGTTCTCACCGCGTCGTGCCGGCTCGGGTGAGGTTCCGGACACCGGCGCCGACGCTTCGACAACAGCGGATCACTCTGCCAGCCGTGAGCGTCGCGCCTGATATTCGCCTCTTCTCGCATGCGCGCCTGGGCGCCGCTACGCCGTCTCACAGCGTGGTCGCGCGGCGGGTGAGACCGATGTCGCGCAGGTTTCACCTCCTGGTGCCCTCCGGTGAAACGTCACCTGCCTACCGTCGTCATTGTCCGATTCGCACGGTCCTCCATGGCGGAGGCCGCGGGCAAGGTCCTGGGAGGGGCAATGACGATCTCAGACAAGGCAGAGGCTCTCGACATCGAGCCAGGCGTCATCGGCAAGGGGCGCTGGATCGAGCGCTGGATCCCGGAGAACGAGCTCTTCTGGGAGGCGCGCGGCAAGCAGATCGCCTTCCGCAACCTCGCGTTCTCCATCGTGGCGGAGCACATCGGGTTCTCCGTGTGGCTGCTGTGGTCGATCGTCGTCGTCAAGATGTACGGCACGTTCGACAGCTCGGGTGCCCTGGTCGCCGCAGGCGCCAACGGCTGGGCGCTGACCGCCGGACAGGGGTTCACGCTCCTGGCGGTCGCCTCCGGCGTAGGCGCGTTCCTGCGGATCCCGTACACCTTCGCAGTCCCGGTGTTCGGAGGCCGGAACTGGACGGTCATCTCGGCCATGCTGCTCCTGGTGCCGACCCTGGGGCTCGCGTGGGCCGTCAGCCATCCGGAGCTGCCCTTCACGACGCTGGTGCTCGTGGCCGCCACCGCAGGGTTCGGCGGAGGCAACTTCGCGTCGTCCATGGCGAACATCTCGTTCTTCTACCCGGAGAGGCGCAAGGGATGGGCGCTCGGCCTGAACGCCGCGGGCGGCAACATCGGGGTCGCGGTCGCTCAGAAGCTCGTGCCCCTCGCGATCGGCCTCGGCGGCCTGGGCCTCGCCAACGCGGGCCTCGTGTACGTCCCGCTCGCCGTCGCCGCCGCGGTGCTCGCCTTCCTGTTCATGGACAACCTGCGCGAGGCGAAGGCCGACCCGAAGCCGACCGCGGCCTCCCTGAAGCACGGCCACACCTACCTCATGGCGTTCCTCTACATCGGCACGTTCGGATCCTTCATCGGCTACTCCGCGGCCTTCCCCACGCTCCTCAAGGTGGTGTTCGAGCGCCCCGACATCGCGCTCAGCTGGGGCTTCCTCGGGGCGTTCATCGGCTCGCTCTCCCGTCCGTACGGCGGCAGGCTCGCGGACCGCATCGGCGGCTCCGTCGTCACGGTTCTGAGCTTCGTCGCGATGGCGGTCGCCGGGTACACGGCGGTGCTCGGAGTTCAGCACCACTCGTTGCTGGTCTTCTTCGTCTCGTTCATGGCGCTGTTCGCCTTCACCGGCATCGGCAACGGCTCCACCTACCGGATGATCCCGTCGATCTTCACCCGGATCCATGCCGACCAGGGTGAGGACAGCGATGAGTCCCGGCTGGACTTCAAGCGGCGCGCGGCCGGTGCCGTCGGCATCATCTCCGCCGTGGGCGCGTTCGGAGGATTCGCGATCCCGTTCGTCTACAAGTGGGCGAACGAGACCTACGGCACGATCGTGCCGGCTCTCCAGATCTACGTGGCGGTGTTCCTCGCGATGGCGGCCCTCACCGTCGTGTTCTACCTGCGTCCCGGCGCCCGGATGCGCAACGTCTGATGAGCATCGACCTGTCGGCAACGCGCCCGGCGGAGGCCGATGCCTCCGCCGGCGCGGTCGCCACCCACTGCCCCTACTGCGCGCTCCAGTGCGCGCAGACGCTCACCCCCACGCCGGGTGACCGTCTGCCTGTCACAGTCTCCGCACGCGACTTCCCCACCAACAGGGGAGGCATGTGCCAGAAGGGCTGGAGCTCCGCGGAGGTGCTGGCAGCCGCCGACAGGCTCACGACGCCGCTCGTGCGGGACGCGCGAGGCGCCGACCTGCGGCCCGCCACCTGGGACGAGGCGCTCGACATGGTCGCGTCCAGGATCACGGCCATCCAGCGGACGCACGGGCGCGACGCGGTCGCGATCTTCGGAGGCGGCGGCCTCACCAACGAGAAGGCGTACGCCTTGGGCAAGTTCGCGCGTGTCGCTCTGCGCACGCCGTACATCGACTACAACGGCCGCTTCTGCATGTCGTCGGCGGCCGCGGCGTCGAACCGAGCGTTCGGGATGGATCGAGGGCTCGGGTTCCCGCTCGCGGACATCGGAGGCGCCGACGCGGTGCTGATCATGGGCTCGAACGTCGCGGTGACCATGCCGCCGCTGGTGCAGCACCTCGCGGGCGTGCGCTCCCGGGGTGGCCTCGTGTACGTGGACCCACGGCGCTCGGCCACCGCGGCGCTGACCGACAACGGCTCCGGCGTGCACCTGCAGATCGTGCCTGGCACCGACATGGCGGTGCTGCTCAGCCTGCTCCACGTCCTCATCGACGAGGACCTGGTGGATCACGAGTACCTCGCGGCGCGGGTCGGCGGCTTCTCCGACGTCCGCGTCTCCGTGAGCGCGTGGTGGCCGGAACGTGCGGAGCAGGTGACGGGAATCGCCGCCGGGGCCCTGCGCCGCACCGCGCGGCTGCTGGCCTCCGCGAGCCCGGCCAAGGGCGGTGCAGGAGCGTACATCCTCACCGGGCGCGGCATGGAGCAGATGGCGTCAGGCACCGCCGCGGTGAGTGCCGCCATCAACCTGGCCCTGGCTCTGGGGCTGCCCGGTCGCGAAGGCTCCGGCTACGCGCCGATCACGGGGCAGGGCAACGGCCAAGGGGGGCGGGAGCATGGGCTCAAGGCCGATCAGCTGCCCGGGTACACGTCGATCGCCGACCCGGCGCGGCGTGCCCACGTGGCGTCCGTCTGGGGCGTCGACCCCGAGGACCTGCCCGGCCCGGGCGTGCCCGCCGTCGAGCTCCTGCGCCGGCTCGGCACCGACGGCGGACCGCGAGCGCTGCTGGTCCATGGCTCGAACATCGTCGTGTCGGCGCCGAACGCGGGTGCCGTCGCCGAGACGCTCCGACGGCTGGACCTGCTCGTGGTCGCGGATGTGGTGCCCTCGGAGACCGCCTCGTACGCCGACGTGGTGCTGCCCGTCACCCAGTGGGCCGAGGAGGACGGCACCATGACGAACCTGGAGGGCAGGATCCTGCGGCGCCGCAAGGCCGTCGACCCTCCGGGCGAGGCGAGGTCGGAGCTGTGGATCCTCGCCGAGCTTGCGCGGCGCCTCGGCGCGCGCGGCTTCTCCGAGGAGCCGGCGGAGGTCTTCGCCGAGCTCTGCCGCGCCTCTGCCGGCGGTGCGGCGGACTACTCGGGCGTCTCGTACGCACGGCTCGACGCAGGAGAGCAGATCCACTGGCCCTGCCCCGCCGGCGACGGGTCGCACCCCGGCACGCCGCGCGTCTTCCTCGACTCGTTCCCGACCCCGGACGGCCGCGCGCGCATGGTGTGCGTCGACTACCAGGGTCCTCGGGATGACGTGCGAGGCGACGCGCCTGTCTACCTGGTGACCGGTCGGGTCCTGACGCAGTACCAGTCCGGTGCCCAGACGCGCCGCGTGGGCGAGCTCGTCCGGAGCGAGCCGGAGGCCTTCGTGGAGCTCCACCCGTCGCTCGCCGAGTCGCACCGTCTCGAGGAGGGTGACCTGGTGGAGCTGCGCACCGCCCGCGGGGCGGTCGAGCTCCCTGCGCGCGTCACCGACGCGGTGCGCCCCGACACCGTGTTCGTGCCGTTCCACTGGCTGGGCAGCGCCAACGTGCTCACGAACGACGCGACCGACCCCACCTCGGGCATGCCCGAGTTCAAGGTGTGCGCCGTGGCGCTTCGCCCTGCGCGAGCGAACGAAGGGAGCCGGTCATGAGGAGGATCGTCGTCATCGGCGACGGGATGGTCGGTTCCCGATTCGCCGAGCTGCTCGTGGAGGCGGACCTCGGTGCGCACGTGACGCTGCTGGGCAAGGAGCCGGTCCCCGCGTACAACAGGGTGCTGCTGTCCAGCGTCGTCGCCGGCGCCAAGAGCGCCGACCTGCTGCGGATCGCCAAGGAGCATCCGCGGATCATGCGCCGCACGGGGGTCAGCGCGGTCACGGTGGATCGTGACCTCATGACGGTGGTGGACTCGACCGGTCGCACCCACCCGTACGCGGCTCTGGTGCTCGCGACGGGATCCGCCGCGCGAGTGCCTGCCGTCCAGGGCGTCGCCGACGCGCACGGCCTCGTCGACGGGGTGTTCGTGCTCAAGGACATGGCCGACGCGGACGGCATCGTCACGGCTGCAGGGCGCGCCCGGCGAGCGGTCGTGCTCGGGGCCGGAGTGCTCGGCCTCGAGGTCGCGACGGGCCTCGCCCGTCGCGGCATCGCCGTGCGTCTGGTGCACATCGCCGACCGGCTCATGGAGCGGCAGCTGGGCTGGGAGGCATCCGCGGTCGCCGAGTCGAGCCTGCGGCGGCTCGGCATCGAGTCGCACACGGGTGCCTCGCTCGCGCGGGTGCACACCACCAGGGGTCGTGTGACGTCGGTGCGGCTCGAGGACGGCTCCGAGCTGCTCACCGACATGGTGGTCATGTGTGCAGGGACCATCCCCGAGACGACGCTGGCGCGGGCGGCCGGCCTCGCGTGCGAACGCGGAGTGATCGTCGACGACTCGCTCGCGACGACTGACCCGCACATCTGGGCGATCGGCGACTGCGCGCAGCCGCCAGGCGGCGCGCGGGGGCTCGTCGCGCAAGGCTGGCAGCAGGCGTCCACCGTTGTCGGCGTTCTCACTGGAAGCGCTCCCGGTGCGTCCGACGCCGTGCCCACGTCCGACGTGGTGCGGGTGAAGGCTGATGGCATGGCGATGGTGGCCATGGGCGTCTGCGGAGACTTCGATCGGTCGGACCCGCGCTACCGGGTGCTCAGCCTCAAGGACCCCGAGGGTGGACGCTACATCGAGGTGGTGGTGTCGGGCGGGCAGCTGGTGGGTGCCACGTGCATCGGCGACGGCGACGTGGCCGCCACCCTCAGCGCCCTGTACACCCGCAGGCTTCCGGTGCCGCCGGACCCCGCCCAGCTGATGATCCGCGCGCTCGCCGGCGGGGGAGCAGCCGCGGCGACACGCGATCCTGCAGACCTGAAGGACGACGACAAGGTGTGCAACTGCAACACCGTCACCGCCGGCCGGATCCGCGAGGCGCTGGCGGACGGCTGCGAGACGGTCAAGGACGTCGCCGGCCGCACGCGCGCCACCACCGGCTGCGGCGACTGCACCTCGCTCGTCGAAGGACTGATCGCGTGCCACCGCGCTGTCGGCGCGAACCCCACCAACCCCGCGGCTCCGGTCGCTGTCACGCAAGGAGCCTGACATGTCCCAGCACATCGTGGTCATCGGGGCCGGCATGGTCGCCCACCGCTTCGTCGAGGCCTTGATGGACCGCGACGTCGACTCGGCGTTCCACGTGACCGTGGTCGGTGAGGAGCCGTATCTGCCCTACGACCGCATCGGTCTGTCACGGCTGTTCACCGGCGAGGAGCCTGCGTCGCTCACGCTCGGCGAGTCGCTGCTGTGGGCTCGCGGTGCGGTGCGGCTCCGCCGGGGAGCGCGGGCCACGCGCATCGACCGGGCGGTGCGCGAGGTCCACCTGGACGACGGCTCGACGCTTCCGTACGACCAGCTGGTGATCGCGACCGGGAGCTACGCATGGATGCCGCCCATCCACGGCTCCACCCTCGATGGCGTGTTCCTGTACCGCACCATCGACGACGTGGCCCGGATCCAGTCGTGGGCGCACAAGGTGACTGGCTCTGGGCGGTCGCCCCGCGGCGTCGCCCTGGGCGGCGGGCTGCTCGGGCTGGAGGCTGCGGGCGCGCTCTCGTCGATGGGGATCGCGACCACGGTCGTGCAGGCGGCGGATCGTCTCATGAACGTCCAGGTGGACGAGGGTGGCGGTCACGCGTTGACCAGGCTCATCGAGCGGCTCGGCGTCGACGTGAGGCTGAACGCCTTCTCGGACTCGTTCGTCGGAGACGACTCGGGTGCGGTCGCCGGGCTGCGGTTCACCGATGGCGACGAGATCCCCGCGGACATCGTCGTGGTGTCCGCCGGGGTGCGCCCGCGCGACGAGCTGGCTCGAGACGCCGGCCTGGAGATCGGCGAGCGCGGCGGCGTGGTCGTCGACGACTCGTGCCGCACCGCGGATCCCCATGTGTGGGCGATCGGCGAGGTCGCATGCATCCAGGGCGCCTGCTGGGGCCTGGTCGCCCCTGGCAACACGATGGCCGAGGTCGCGGTGGATGCCTTGCTCGGCGGCGCCTCGTCGTTCCCCGGAGCGGACGTCTCCACCAAGCTCAAGCTGCTGGGGGTGGACGTCGCGAGCTTCGGCGACGCCTTCGCGCGTACCCCTGGCGCGCTCGAGCTGGTCTACTCGGACCCGGTGGCGGGCGTGTACAAGAAGCTCGTGATGACCGACGACGCGAGGACGTTGCTCGGCGGGATCCTGGTGGGGGACGCGTCCGCGTATGCGAGCCTGCGACCGATGGTGGGTGCGGAGCTGCCGGGCGACCCGGCGGTGTGGCTGCTTCCTGAGGGTGGAGGGGAGAGGCCGCAGCTGGAGCTTCCCGACTCCGCGGCGGTGTGCTCATGCAACAACGTGTCCGCGGGCACGATCCGCAGCGCGGTGACCGACCATGACTGTCACGATCTCTCCGCCGTGAAGGCGTGCACCAGGGCCGGCACCTCGTGCGGGTCGTGCATCCCGCTCGTGAAGAAGGTCATGGGTGAGGAGATGGCGAAGCAGGGCCTGGTGGCGTCCACCGCCATGTGCGAGCACTTCGCCATGAGCCGTGCCGAGCTGTTCCAGGCGGTGCAGGTCGCGGAGCTCGACTCGTTCACGGCGATCGTCGAACGCTTCGGAACCGGCCGCGGGTGCGACATCTGCAAGCCCACCGTCGCCTCGATCCTCGCGAGCCTGTACAACCGTCACGTGCTCGCCGAGGGCCGCGCGGCGCTGCAGGACACGAACGACCGCGTGATGGCGAACATGCAGAAGGACGGCACGTACTCCGTCGTGCCGCGGGTGCCGGGCGGCGAGATCACGCCCGACAGGCTGATCGTGATCGGCGAGGTCGCGAAGGAGTTCCAGCTGTACACGAAGATCACGGGCGGGCAGCGGATCGACATGTTCGGTGCCCGCCTGGAGCAGCTCCCCGCGATCTGGAGCCGGCTGGTGGCGGCGGGGTTCGAGTCGGGGCATGCGTACGGCAAGTCGCTGCGTACCGTGAAGTCGTGCGTCGGCTCCACCTGGTGCCGGTACGGCGTGCAGGACTCGGTGGGCATGGCCATCGCGCTCGAGCTCCGGTACCGGGGCCTGCGCAGCCCTCACAAGATCAAGCTGGGGGTGTCCGGCTGCGCCCGCGAGTGCGCGGAGGCGCGAGGCAAGGACGTGGGCGTGATCGCCACCGAGAAGGGCTGGAACGTCTACGTGGGTGGCAACGGCGGTTTCACGCCGCGTCACGCGGAGCTGCTGGCCGAGGACCTGGACGACGACGGCCTGCTCCGGGTGATCGACCGGTACCTGATGCTCTACATCCGGACAGCGGACCGGCTGCAGCGCACCGCGCCCTGGCAGGAGGACTTCGAGGGCGGCCTCGATCGGCTGAAGGAGATCATCCTCGATGACGCTCTGGGCATCTGCGCCGAGCTCGACGCACACATGGCGCGCCACATCGACTCGTACGAGGACGAGTGGGCGGCCGTGCTGCGGGACCCGGAGCGGCTGCGCCAGTTCGCGAGCTTCGTGAACGCGCCGGAGACCCCTGACCCGTCGCTCGCCTACGTCGAGACGCGCGGCCAGCGCCGGCCCGCGACCACGGAGGAGCGTTCCTCCGGACCCGTGCTGATCGCTTCGACCACCCTGGAGGTCCGCTCATGACCACGACCATCGGCACGCGGCGGCTGGTCCGCGTATGCGCGCTTGCGGACCTGGTTCCCGAGCTCGGCACGGCAGCGCTCGTCGCGGGCCGCCAGGTCGCCGTGTTCCTGCTGGCGGACGGGTCCGTGCATGCGGTGCAGAACCTGTGCCCCTTCTCCGGCGCGCATGTGATGAGCCGGGGCATCACCGGCTCGCGTGGTGAGGAGCCGACGATCGCGAGCCCGTTGTACAAGCAGGTCTTCTCGCTGCTCACCGGGGAGTGCCTTGCCACGATGGACAAGGAGCCGGTGGTCGGCGAGCAGGCCGGCTTGGAGGTCTACCGGGTGGTGGTCGACAATGGCGACGTGATGGTGGAGTCGAAGGACCAGGAGTGACCGCACTTTTCGGGCTGGCGCTGACAGGTCGGCGGGTGGTGGTCGTGGGCGCGGGCAAGGTCGCGTCCCGACGCGTGCGACGCTTCCTCGCCGAGGGCGCGCATGTGTGCGTCGTCGCGCCCGCGGCTTCGGATGACATCAGGCGCCATGCGCAGCATGGCGACCTGGAGTGGCGGGACCGCGAGGCGGCGGCCGCGGACCTCGATGACGCGTGGTTCGTGCTCGCGGCCACCGATGACCCCGCCGTGAACGCCACCGTCGTCTCCTGGGCCGACGCGCGTCGCATCTTCAGCATCGACGTATCGGACGGCTCGCGAGGCTCGGCCCGCCAGGCCGCATCGTCGCAGCACGGCGATCTGGCCGTCGGCGTCGTGTCGACGGAGGGGCCGGACCCTGCGCGTATCCGCGCGGTGCGCGACGCCGTCGCAGCGCACATCGACGCGGGCGGTGTGGACCTTCGCCGGCGCCGGGCGCATGAGGGAAGGGTGATCCTCGTCGGCTCCGGCCCTGGGGACCCGTCGCTCATCACGGTCCGCGGGCGTCAGGCGCTCTCGGAGGCCGACGTGGTGGTCACCGACCGGCTGGGCGCCACCGAGCTGCTCGTCACCGTGCCGTACGACGTCGAGGTCGTCAACGTGGGCAAGTCGCCCGACAACCACCCGGTGCCGCAGCACGAGATCAACGCGCTGCTGGTGGATCGAGCCAAGCAAGGGCTCGTCGTGGTCAGGCTCAAGGGCGGCGACCCGTTCGTCTTCGGGCGCGGTGGCGAGGAGGTGCACGCGTGCCTGGAGGCAGGGGTGCCCGTGGAGGTCGTGCCCGGCGTGACCTCGGCGCTCTCCGTACCCGCGCTCGCTGGCATCCCTGTGACTCAGCGCCAGGTGGCCGGGACCGTCGTCATCACCTCCGGCCACGCGGGCGCGGATCCCACGGCCGTCGCTGCCATGGTCGAAGGTGCGACGCTGGTGGTCCTGATGGGCGTCAACGCGCTTCCTGGCATCGTCCAGGCTGGGCTGGATGCGGGTGCGGCACCTGGCATGCCGGTCGCCATCATCGAACGCGGCTCCACGCCGCAGGAGCGCATCACGCGCACCGTGCTCTCTGATGCTGTCCGTAGCGCAGGGGAAACCGGGGTGAAACCTCCCGCGATTATCGTGATCGGACAGGTGGCGCACCCCGAGCTCCTCGCCTCGGCGGCGGCAGCCACCCCGCACTCGTAGGGGAGCCGCATGTCGACGCCAGGTGAGCCGCTCGCAGGCTGTGTCATCGTGATCACGGCCGATCGACGCAAACGTGAGCTCGCCTCCGCGCTGGAGCGCAGAGGGGCCACGGTCGTTCACGCGCCAGCGCTCTCGACCATCCCGCACCTGGACGACGCACGCCTCATCGAGGACACGAAGCGCCTGATCGACTCGCCGCCCGACATCGTCGTGGCGACCACAGGCATCGGGTTCCGCGGGTGGATCGAGGCGGCGGACGCCGCCGGCCTCGTCGACGATCTGCTCGAGGCGATGGCGGGTGCTCGGCTCGTCGCGCGCGGCCCTAAGGCGCGCGGCGCGATCCAGGCTGCGGGCCTCGAGGCGGATTGGGTCGCCGAGTCCGAGACGTCGTCCGAGCTGCGCGACTACCTGCTCGCCGAAGGCGTGGCGGGTCTGCGCGTGGCCGTGCAGCATCACGGCAACGGTGCGGACGGTCTGGACGAGGCGTTCGAGGCGGCGGGAGCGGAGGTGCAGAGCCTCCTCGTGTACGGATGGGGCCCTCCGTTGGATCCCCGACCTCACGCGGAGTGGGTGGACAACGCGGCGGCTGGAAGGGCGGACGCGGTGGCGTTCACGTCGGCTCCTGCGGCGCAGTCGTGGCTCGCCTGCGTGGAGGAGCACGGGCTCATGGATGCGATGCGTGCACGGTCCGTCGCGGGCCAGCTGCTGCTCGTCGCCGTCGGTCCGGTCACGGCGGCTCCGCTGATCGAGGCGGGCATGCAGGTCGGGTTCCCCAGCCGGTGGCGCCTCGGCGCGCTGGTGCGCGAGCTCGTCAAGCATTACGCGGAGACGGTGGCGGGGGTGTCGACCCCTGACGGGATGCTCGTGATGCGTGCGACGTCCGCGGTGCTCGACGGTCATGTGCTTCCCCTCACCCCCAGCGGGCTCGAGCTGCTGAGGGCGCTCGCCCGCGCCGGCGGCAGCGTCGTGACTCGCGAGCAGCTCTCGGACATGCTTCCCGGCGCCCAGGGCTCGAGCCACGCGGTCGATGCGGCGATCAACCGGCTGCGTGAGAACGCGGGATCGAGGGACCTGGTGCGCACGGTGGTGAAGAGGGGGTACGCGTTGGCGGTGAGCATCGCATGAGCGGGCGTCCTACGCTGATCGGGTGCGCGCACGGCACCAGGTCGCCGACGGGGCAGGCGACGGTGCGTGCCCTGCTCGACGAGGTGCGGCGCGCGTTGCCTGACGTCGACGTGAGGGAGGCGTATGTGGACGTCCACGGTCCCTCGCTGGACGATGTCGTCGCCTCGATCGAGCCGGCGGGCGGGGGGACGACGGCGGTCGTCGTCCCGTTGCTGCTCGCCGGCGGCTACCACGTCCATCACGACATCGCGAAGGCGGTCGAAGGCCGGGACGACGTGGTCGCGGTCCCTGCTCTGGGACCGGACTCGCGCCTGGTGCGGATCGTGGTGGAGCGGCTCAGGGACGCGGGGGCGTCGCCCGCGGCGACGGTGGTTCTCGCACCTGCGGGCTCGTCGGACCCGCGCTCCACGGCGGACACCGAGCGGACGGCTGACATGCTGCGCACCGCCTGGGGCGGTCCCGTGCGGGTCGGCTACGCTGCGGGGATGCACCCGAGCGTGCCCGACGCCGTGCTCGATGCGCGTGCGTTCGGCGAGGACGAGGAGGTCGTGGTGGCCTCCTTCCTGCTTGCGCCCGGCGTCTTCCAGGAGCGTCTCGCGGACTCCGGTGCGACTCTCGTGACGGCGCCGCTGGCGCCTCATCGAAGCCTTGTCGACATCGTCGTGGAACGCTACATGGCGGGCTGCGATGGCTGACCCGTTCCTGCGTCAGCGTGTGCTCCCAGGGTTCGGCGACGAAGGTCAGGAGGCGCTTCGAGGCGCCCACGTGGCGATCGTCGGCATGGGAGGGCTGGGGTGCCCGGCCGCCCAGTACCTCGCCACCGCGGGCGTGGGCTCGCTGACCCTCATCGACTCCGATCGCGTCGCGACGTCCAACCTGCATCGCCAGATCCTGTTCGGGCCCGAGGACGTCGGTCGTCGCAAGGCGGAGGCGGCTGCGGACGCGCTGCGTCGCGTCGCGCCGTGGTGCGCCACGACGATCGCGTGCGAGCGGCTCACGCAGGATTCAGGAGCCCTGCTCGATGCGGCGGACCTGGTGGTCGACGGCACCGACACGTGGACGAGTCGACGCGCGGTCGCGGCTGCGGCCCGTGAGCGCAGCGTGCCCGTCGTCTGGGGTGCGGTCCACGGCTGGTACG
This genomic window contains:
- a CDS encoding FAD-dependent oxidoreductase; translated protein: MRRIVVIGDGMVGSRFAELLVEADLGAHVTLLGKEPVPAYNRVLLSSVVAGAKSADLLRIAKEHPRIMRRTGVSAVTVDRDLMTVVDSTGRTHPYAALVLATGSAARVPAVQGVADAHGLVDGVFVLKDMADADGIVTAAGRARRAVVLGAGVLGLEVATGLARRGIAVRLVHIADRLMERQLGWEASAVAESSLRRLGIESHTGASLARVHTTRGRVTSVRLEDGSELLTDMVVMCAGTIPETTLARAAGLACERGVIVDDSLATTDPHIWAIGDCAQPPGGARGLVAQGWQQASTVVGVLTGSAPGASDAVPTSDVVRVKADGMAMVAMGVCGDFDRSDPRYRVLSLKDPEGGRYIEVVVSGGQLVGATCIGDGDVAATLSALYTRRLPVPPDPAQLMIRALAGGGAAAATRDPADLKDDDKVCNCNTVTAGRIREALADGCETVKDVAGRTRATTGCGDCTSLVEGLIACHRAVGANPTNPAAPVAVTQGA
- the nirB gene encoding nitrite reductase large subunit NirB, with the translated sequence MSQHIVVIGAGMVAHRFVEALMDRDVDSAFHVTVVGEEPYLPYDRIGLSRLFTGEEPASLTLGESLLWARGAVRLRRGARATRIDRAVREVHLDDGSTLPYDQLVIATGSYAWMPPIHGSTLDGVFLYRTIDDVARIQSWAHKVTGSGRSPRGVALGGGLLGLEAAGALSSMGIATTVVQAADRLMNVQVDEGGGHALTRLIERLGVDVRLNAFSDSFVGDDSGAVAGLRFTDGDEIPADIVVVSAGVRPRDELARDAGLEIGERGGVVVDDSCRTADPHVWAIGEVACIQGACWGLVAPGNTMAEVAVDALLGGASSFPGADVSTKLKLLGVDVASFGDAFARTPGALELVYSDPVAGVYKKLVMTDDARTLLGGILVGDASAYASLRPMVGAELPGDPAVWLLPEGGGERPQLELPDSAAVCSCNNVSAGTIRSAVTDHDCHDLSAVKACTRAGTSCGSCIPLVKKVMGEEMAKQGLVASTAMCEHFAMSRAELFQAVQVAELDSFTAIVERFGTGRGCDICKPTVASILASLYNRHVLAEGRAALQDTNDRVMANMQKDGTYSVVPRVPGGEITPDRLIVIGEVAKEFQLYTKITGGQRIDMFGARLEQLPAIWSRLVAAGFESGHAYGKSLRTVKSCVGSTWCRYGVQDSVGMAIALELRYRGLRSPHKIKLGVSGCARECAEARGKDVGVIATEKGWNVYVGGNGGFTPRHAELLAEDLDDDGLLRVIDRYLMLYIRTADRLQRTAPWQEDFEGGLDRLKEIILDDALGICAELDAHMARHIDSYEDEWAAVLRDPERLRQFASFVNAPETPDPSLAYVETRGQRRPATTEERSSGPVLIASTTLEVRS
- a CDS encoding nitrate/nitrite transporter gives rise to the protein MTISDKAEALDIEPGVIGKGRWIERWIPENELFWEARGKQIAFRNLAFSIVAEHIGFSVWLLWSIVVVKMYGTFDSSGALVAAGANGWALTAGQGFTLLAVASGVGAFLRIPYTFAVPVFGGRNWTVISAMLLLVPTLGLAWAVSHPELPFTTLVLVAATAGFGGGNFASSMANISFFYPERRKGWALGLNAAGGNIGVAVAQKLVPLAIGLGGLGLANAGLVYVPLAVAAAVLAFLFMDNLREAKADPKPTAASLKHGHTYLMAFLYIGTFGSFIGYSAAFPTLLKVVFERPDIALSWGFLGAFIGSLSRPYGGRLADRIGGSVVTVLSFVAMAVAGYTAVLGVQHHSLLVFFVSFMALFAFTGIGNGSTYRMIPSIFTRIHADQGEDSDESRLDFKRRAAGAVGIISAVGAFGGFAIPFVYKWANETYGTIVPALQIYVAVFLAMAALTVVFYLRPGARMRNV
- a CDS encoding molybdopterin oxidoreductase family protein, which translates into the protein MSIDLSATRPAEADASAGAVATHCPYCALQCAQTLTPTPGDRLPVTVSARDFPTNRGGMCQKGWSSAEVLAAADRLTTPLVRDARGADLRPATWDEALDMVASRITAIQRTHGRDAVAIFGGGGLTNEKAYALGKFARVALRTPYIDYNGRFCMSSAAAASNRAFGMDRGLGFPLADIGGADAVLIMGSNVAVTMPPLVQHLAGVRSRGGLVYVDPRRSATAALTDNGSGVHLQIVPGTDMAVLLSLLHVLIDEDLVDHEYLAARVGGFSDVRVSVSAWWPERAEQVTGIAAGALRRTARLLASASPAKGGAGAYILTGRGMEQMASGTAAVSAAINLALALGLPGREGSGYAPITGQGNGQGGREHGLKADQLPGYTSIADPARRAHVASVWGVDPEDLPGPGVPAVELLRRLGTDGGPRALLVHGSNIVVSAPNAGAVAETLRRLDLLVVADVVPSETASYADVVLPVTQWAEEDGTMTNLEGRILRRRKAVDPPGEARSELWILAELARRLGARGFSEEPAEVFAELCRASAGGAADYSGVSYARLDAGEQIHWPCPAGDGSHPGTPRVFLDSFPTPDGRARMVCVDYQGPRDDVRGDAPVYLVTGRVLTQYQSGAQTRRVGELVRSEPEAFVELHPSLAESHRLEEGDLVELRTARGAVELPARVTDAVRPDTVFVPFHWLGSANVLTNDATDPTSGMPEFKVCAVALRPARANEGSRS
- a CDS encoding uroporphyrinogen-III synthase, with protein sequence MSTPGEPLAGCVIVITADRRKRELASALERRGATVVHAPALSTIPHLDDARLIEDTKRLIDSPPDIVVATTGIGFRGWIEAADAAGLVDDLLEAMAGARLVARGPKARGAIQAAGLEADWVAESETSSELRDYLLAEGVAGLRVAVQHHGNGADGLDEAFEAAGAEVQSLLVYGWGPPLDPRPHAEWVDNAAAGRADAVAFTSAPAAQSWLACVEEHGLMDAMRARSVAGQLLLVAVGPVTAAPLIEAGMQVGFPSRWRLGALVRELVKHYAETVAGVSTPDGMLVMRATSAVLDGHVLPLTPSGLELLRALARAGGSVVTREQLSDMLPGAQGSSHAVDAAINRLRENAGSRDLVRTVVKRGYALAVSIA
- the cobA gene encoding uroporphyrinogen-III C-methyltransferase, with amino-acid sequence MTALFGLALTGRRVVVVGAGKVASRRVRRFLAEGAHVCVVAPAASDDIRRHAQHGDLEWRDREAAAADLDDAWFVLAATDDPAVNATVVSWADARRIFSIDVSDGSRGSARQAASSQHGDLAVGVVSTEGPDPARIRAVRDAVAAHIDAGGVDLRRRRAHEGRVILVGSGPGDPSLITVRGRQALSEADVVVTDRLGATELLVTVPYDVEVVNVGKSPDNHPVPQHEINALLVDRAKQGLVVVRLKGGDPFVFGRGGEEVHACLEAGVPVEVVPGVTSALSVPALAGIPVTQRQVAGTVVITSGHAGADPTAVAAMVEGATLVVLMGVNALPGIVQAGLDAGAAPGMPVAIIERGSTPQERITRTVLSDAVRSAGETGVKPPAIIVIGQVAHPELLASAAAATPHS
- the nirD gene encoding nitrite reductase small subunit NirD, with the translated sequence MTTTIGTRRLVRVCALADLVPELGTAALVAGRQVAVFLLADGSVHAVQNLCPFSGAHVMSRGITGSRGEEPTIASPLYKQVFSLLTGECLATMDKEPVVGEQAGLEVYRVVVDNGDVMVESKDQE